CCATGCAAAACTATTGCTCCAATCTCACTTCAACCAATATTCATTGATCTTTCTATTTCTATCTACTTTTGTGCACTTACATCCATATCAATTTACTTTTGTAACTTTAAGAATGGCTTCCCACGAACAGAGCTACAGAGCTGGTGAAACCAAGGGCCGAACTCAGGTATCTCTCCCTTTAGTTtctataataatatatatttgatTCAGAAGAACTTAAACAACCATTTTATATCCATGTAATTCTATCTAGTTATCGTTATAGATTTTTGACGAATTATGAAGTTTTTGGTGGTTcttaatatttttgttttgagTGCAGGAGAAGGTTGGTCAAACAATGGAAAGCATGAAGGACAAGGCGCAAGCAGCAAAGGACAAGACTTCTGAGACGGCGCATTCGGCCAAAGGAACGGCTCACGATAAGACAGGCACCGCCAAATATAAGGCAGCAGATGCAGCTCAGGAAACCGACGAGAAGGCTCGCGGAGCAGTTCAGGCAACCAAGGAAAAGGCCAGTGGAGCAGCTCAGGCAACCAAAGAGAAGGCCAGCGGAGCAGCTAAGGCTACAAAAGAGAAGGCCTCAGAAATGATGGAGTCTGCAAAAGAAACTGCACAAGCTGGGCAAGAGAAAACTGGGGGAATCCTTCAAAAGACTGGAGAACAAGTGAAGAGCATGGCTCAGGGTGCTGCTGATGCAGTGAAGCATACCTTTGGCATGGCCGATACTGATGAAGATCCTACTGCTACAAAAAGCAGAGAACTTTAGACTTGGATCTCTTTCTTTCTTGAGGGATTCCTGTACTCTTTGTGTTTAGCTTGTTTTTTGCTTTGTAGTTTGCTTCCCTGTGAGGAGGTAAAGGTTtatgtaataataaaaaggtttTAGCTTTTGTAGTCTGAACTGTGACCTCGACATCAAGCTGCTAAAAATGTAATCCATGTGATGTGGTCTGTATAATCGATACCGTGGAATTTCGAGTTAAGACATCTTGATATCCCTTCAATTTGCTtttcttaatttattattttccGGAAAGTGTTTAGATTATATTATTTTTCATGCAGTAAATGGGGACGTCAAATTCACCTTAGTAAATTACCTCGGAGTAGGTTGTACAAGATTGTTGAACTGCTACGTATATGCAGTCGATCAGCGTTGCGTGGCGGAGCCACCAATTTGCACGGCAAATTTCGGGTATGTCATTAGTTGTTACCAGTTCTGTTTGCTAAATATATCGTCATTGTGATCGTCTACTACGTACCAAATCGGCAGTGCAGATTCCACGAGGACTTGTCGTTGGTTCTCTTGTTTCATTTCAAATTATCCAGGgttgaaggaaaaaaaagtagATATAAATTTGGTTAATTTCGTTTCCCATCCAAAATTTGAACCAAGAGATGGTGTAAATCGTAATTTGAGCTATATATTGAGCTAATTGAAAGTCATATCCAGGGTCACTTTCATGCAAATACAGAATACTGCTGAGCGACTCGAAGTAAATGAGCTTTATCAGCCCTCACAATAAAAATTCTCATTAATTATGTTCTAACGTGTCAGAGCTTTTTACTTATTGATGCAATTAAAAACTCCAATTTAAATTCCAAACTACTAACGAAGTTCGATTCACAgcacaattattaatttaattgctAGTTTATCTTTTTggttttgaaaatttcattcatgTTGATGTTGTATGTTTACACTAACCACAATGTGTTATTGGCTTTAATTTAAACTAATAAACATATAGCTCAGTTGCATCTGATTTCAATTCTCAAATTAAACTATCGATTCTCACAAACGTAAAAAAACAGACTTGAGGCTCCACCGACTTGACCTCGGCTCAATTACACTTAGGCCATTTGGTTAAACACAGCTCAAGCTCGACACTGAAGTTGTTCAGTTGACTAGCTCAAACTCGGCTCTACTGGATACTGTGACAATCTCCATTTGGACTTGATGCCCAGAATAATGCACGACAAATAAACAAAAAAGGAACGCTTTCGCACCGATTTCCTATCTCTGCTAAAATAAAGTACAAAGTTGCTTAAAGAAGAGGGAAACAAAGAATACAACTTTAATTTCATCTACGCCTGTACATGGCGGGTAGATAACTACCAAAAGCCCTCTCTGAAGCCTTAAAGTCAGATGATATTCTCTAGTATaatttataaaaacaaaattttcagGTTACAGATCTCCTGTCTGGTCCCCTATCACCTCGTTCTTGATCTCACTCAAAACTTCCCATCTGGATCTGCTGCCCATTTTCTCGGATTGCACATTTGTCCAGAAATTGCGTTCTCATAAAACGGCTGAATTCTAGGTCAGAACTCACTCGCTCATGCCATCACTCAATCCGTGATCACTAATGTCACTAAAAGCCTCTGGTTCCTCAACATCTGGGTTGCTTTCCGTTTCCATAGCAACTTCAGAACCCTCCTCGTCACTTTCATCTTCATAGATGATAGGCTGTATGGCACCATCTTCCTCATCACCATCATCAATAGTCtgcgaaaaatataaataaattagtCAAGATTCCATGGAAAAGAGGTTTGAGAGGGGCAACATTTTCACATGTTACCCTTACCCCTGCATAAAGCAATTCTAAGGAGCTTGATAGCTGAAGAGCTTGGTGGAGAGTTGAAAGTCTGGCATCAATAAGCTGCACAACGACCAACAAAGGAATTTTTAATACATTCTAACAGTCGCTACAGGTGCTATCAACACATGAAGAGTTACTCCCTGACCTGATATAAAGAGTTGAGTACAAGCAAAGAGGATTCTTGAGACATTATTCCACTAGCGTGTTGAAGAAGTAAACTTTGCAACCAGGGAAGGGCACAAGCCAATACAGCGCCCCTGTCAAGAAAAAGTACCATAATAAACATTAACTTGACCAATCTATGACAATGGAGGCTTAAGAGAGAAGCCAACTGCACTTTGCAAATGTTAATGGCAAAAAGGTTTCGTTATGTTAATAGAATTGGTGGAACAATATTGGCTGACAATTGGAACGAGGTAATCCCTGTCATGATTAGCATTCATTCTTTTGGTGCAATCTAACTCGATATCTTAAGTGTGTGGTCAAATGCACAATTTAGACAAAACACTGTATATAGGATCAACCAGATTAATGAAATTCACAATCTCCATTACCTTGACTGGATAATTGACAAGAGTGACTGTAAAAGCTTGAGAACATCTGATGGATTTAAAAGAGATACTGAATTTGCAATGACCTGCATAGCCAAGATACATCCTACCCATTAGGAAATAACATATCAATTCAGATGCTAGAACCTTAGAAATATTTCAGTACAAACATAACCTTCTCATCTTGTCTGTATAAGCAATCTATCAAAAGTGCTCGATCATCAGCATGAAGGGCTTGCTTGAGCAGAACATGAACTGAATCAGCACTTGGAGGCTTTGTTTGAGGAGGAGATTCTAGATCCTCATTGCTTTTATCTTCATTGTTGTCTGCCAAATGGAGCCTCGCGAGTTTCTCACCCATGGTCGGCTCGTTTAGATCATCAATCTGAACTCCATCTATAGGTTCACCATTACCTACACATCATCAAAAAGGTTATCCTCTAGGTAGCAAAATGTTATTCATACCAAATTTCTGAATCAAGTCTCAAATATCAAATGACCCCACATCCTAATGCTCAACAGACAGAAACAGCAGAAAGATGATGCAAAAAGGCACTGCCCGCTAAAGACAAAAAAAAGGATCCCTTTTAAAGGGAATGAACAGGTTTTCTACTGAACACTCGAAGGACTAACCAGGTTTCAAACAACTCCACAAGTCTATTATAGTGGAAGCAGTTAACTTGTGCATAATATCCTGCATAACACAACGTCCATCTACGAAGCCATAGAATGTTTATATACAATTGCATGTTTGAAAAAGAGAATACTACTTGTGTTTTGATTTTTAATACGGTCACTACCTTAACATTTCAACTTCCAAATTCAATAAATATCAGGGTCAAATACATTGACCACCCCCTAGATATTCTCATAATACAACCGACCTTCCTGTACCCCTGATATATGACACCCCGACTTCAATTCTTCCTTTTGCTAGTCAACACTAGGATTGACTATTAAGTTTCTGAAGCAATATCAAGTAAATGGACGGATACAGTTTTGTTTTTTAGAGAGACCGGTATAGATTATCTATccactgaattttcctttaacaTTCTTAGCCATTCTCCAAGATATAAATATTAGTCATCTGTAGTGGAGCAACAGCTCCAGGGAGCATCTAACATATGTTGAATTTCTATGTGAGCAATACAGAATCATGCAAGTATGTCATACCATCATCTGTGATTGTCACTGGTGGAGTGACATCCAGATCAGATGCTGGTCGTTTATTCGTCACTTTGCTTTTCTGGATTAATTTAACACCTTCGTTTTCCATATCTGCACCTGAAACAGAGGGAGGGGCAATCGGAAAGACAGATTATAAGGATAATTCTGTTCTGGGAACTGTTCTCGGCATAAATCAAAAATGTCAATTTATCATAGACAAAATGTATCAGTGTTGTGATGCAAGAAAGTTTAAAAATCTTTGATAAAACTAACAGAGTGATGGCCTCGTTTGCAGAAGAGTTGGTCAATTTACAAATTAATTGATCTCTCTAACAGTGACTGTATCACATC
This DNA window, taken from Nicotiana tabacum cultivar K326 chromosome 4, ASM71507v2, whole genome shotgun sequence, encodes the following:
- the LOC107782653 gene encoding uncharacterized protein LOC107782653, which codes for MASHEQSYRAGETKGRTQEKVGQTMESMKDKAQAAKDKTSETAHSAKGTAHDKTGTAKYKAADAAQETDEKARGAVQATKEKASGAAQATKEKASGAAKATKEKASEMMESAKETAQAGQEKTGGILQKTGEQVKSMAQGAADAVKHTFGMADTDEDPTATKSREL